In Canis aureus isolate CA01 chromosome 12, VMU_Caureus_v.1.0, whole genome shotgun sequence, a genomic segment contains:
- the DGUOK gene encoding deoxyguanosine kinase, mitochondrial isoform X3, with the protein MMYQEPARWSYTFQTFSFMSRLKVQLEPFPEKLLQAKKAVQIFERSVYSDRYIFAKNLFENGSISDIEWHIYQDWHSFLLQKFASQLRLHGFIYLQATPQVCLKRLHQRAREEEKGVELTYLEQLHDQHEAWLVHKTTELHFEALLNIPVLVLDVNDDFSEEVTKQEELMKKVNIFVKNL; encoded by the exons ATGATGTACCAGGAACCAGCACGATGGTCCTACACATTCcagacattttcttttatgaGCCGCCTGAAAGTACAGCTGGAGCCCTTCCCTGAGAAACTGTTACAGGCCAAGAAGGCGGTACAGATCTTTGAGAGGTCCGTGTACAGTGACAG GTATATCTTTGCGAAGAATCTTTTTGAAAATGGTTCCATCAGTGACATCGAATGGCATATCTATCAAGACTGGCATTCTTTTCTCCTGCAGAAGTTTGCCAGCCAGCTCAGATTACATGGGTTCATCTACCTCCAAGCTACTCCCCAG gtttgtttGAAGAGACTACACCAGAGGgccagggaagaggagaaaggagttGAGCTGACGTATCTCGAGCAGCTTCACGATCAACACGAAGCCTGGCTTGTTCACAAGACAACTGA GCTCCACTTTGAGGCTCTGCTGAACATTCCAGTGCTGGTATTGGATGTCAATGATGATTTTTCTGAAGAAGTAACCAAACAAGAAGAACTCATGAAAAAG GTAAACATCTTTGTAAAGAATCTGTAA